ACTGGGAATAATTTAAAAATCAGAGCACATACTATTGACCTGAGTTCGGTTAATAATGCCTTATTTAAATGCTAAAAATAATTTACTCACAACTGACCTCCCTTGATGGATACATTGAAGATGCCGATGGAAATATTAGCTGTATCAAGCCGGGCGATGAACTACACCGGCATTTCAATGAGCTGAAATGGGTGGATTATCAGACTTTCCCGGGCGACGTTGTGATGTTGAAATATCAACTCAAACATTAACCAGATACCTTGGAGGTTTTCAAAACCTCCAAGGTCTGAATACAGGACAAAAAAATGCTTACATACAACCATACATTCAGCAGTTTTTCGGTAGATGAGTTACCGAAAGCCTGGAAATTTTACCAGGAAACGCTCGGACTTGGCGTTGAGGAATCGGGAGATATGGGATTATCAATCCGACTGAAAGATAATCATCGTGTTTTTATTTATCCCAAAGCAGAACATCAGCCCGCTACTTTTACAGTGCTGAATTTTGTGGTGAATGATATTGATGAAGTGATGAAATCCATGAAGCAACATGGCGTACAATTCGAACATTATCAAAACGAACATTTACCACAAGATGAACAAGGCGTGCTCCGTGGACTTCAGGAAAATATGGGGCCGGATATCGCATGGTTTAAAGATCCGGCCGGCAATGTATTGGCGATTGTACAGGAGAAGTAGTCATTTTTTTCCTTCAAATTAAGGCTCTATTCTATATTGTATGTAGCACAAAATCGTGTGATCGCAACAATTACTTTAGCCTGTTACTTTTTGGTGTCCCCGAAAAAATCGGGGCAGGCGGCAAGTAGCCAGGTCAAAGGCATCCCGTTGGTTAAACCACCGGCTTGTCCCGAGCTTCGTCTCGGGGGTTGTGCCATTCAGAAATTATTTTATGAATATGAAACTACCCCGACGAATCAACATAGAGCCGAGAATTTCGACACCAAAAAAGGAAAGGGTGTTATTGAAATTTGGATTCCGGTGGAAGAATAATATTAACTTTCTCAACCCTTGGAGGGTTTTAAACCCTCCAGGGGTTCAAATTTAGGATGACCATGAAAACCAAAAACCAGGAACTTTTAGAAAAATTCAATGAGGCATTTGCCCGTAACGATACAGATTTCGTAATCAATCACGTGACAGACTCAATTAAATGGTCGGTAGTAGGTGATTTCAAAGTAGAAGGAAAAGAAGCCTTCACCAAAGCCCTTAAAAAAATGAAGGGTGATGAACCGTTGGAATTGGAAATCGATAAAGTAATCACTCACGGAAAAGACGCTTCTGTAAATGGTATCATGAAGTCCAAAAACGGCGTGCAGTATGCTTTTTGTGATGTCTATACATTCAGCGGATTCAAAAATCCTAAGATCAGGGAAATGACATCCTATGTAATTGAGGTTAAGTCAGAAAATTCATCCTCATAAAAAATGGGCTGATTTTATTATCCTTTAGCATCTCAAATATTTATTCACAATATATTTTAAATTCAGGTAAAGATGACAGAAGCCACTATCCGATTTGCTAAGGAAACCGATCTTGCTGAAATCGTTGAATTATGCCATCAGCATGCTTTATACGAGAAATCCGAATATGACAAAACCGGGAAACAGGAAAAACTCAAAACACATTTGTTTTGCGATCAACCCCATTTTAATTGTTTGGTG
The window above is part of the Rhodohalobacter sp. SW132 genome. Proteins encoded here:
- a CDS encoding VOC family protein is translated as MLTYNHTFSSFSVDELPKAWKFYQETLGLGVEESGDMGLSIRLKDNHRVFIYPKAEHQPATFTVLNFVVNDIDEVMKSMKQHGVQFEHYQNEHLPQDEQGVLRGLQENMGPDIAWFKDPAGNVLAIVQEK
- a CDS encoding nuclear transport factor 2 family protein, giving the protein MKTKNQELLEKFNEAFARNDTDFVINHVTDSIKWSVVGDFKVEGKEAFTKALKKMKGDEPLELEIDKVITHGKDASVNGIMKSKNGVQYAFCDVYTFSGFKNPKIREMTSYVIEVKSENSSS